In the Armatimonadota bacterium genome, one interval contains:
- a CDS encoding PEP-CTERM sorting domain-containing protein, which translates to MSIKHILRFATVVALALAVSTSAFAGWTVSYLKPAGSTVSLAHGISDGQQVGYANISGPVGQTQAGMWSGTSASWVDIHPAGSTSSRIYGVSGGQQVGYAVIGYLDHAALWTGTAASWVDLSPTGSTHSRAYGVSGGQQVGYASISGQSRAGLWNGTAASWVSLHPAGILHSYAYGISGGQQVGYVRIGSNYHAGLWAGTAESFADLHPIGSTDSYAYGVSGGQQVGYAVIGGYTHAGLWTGTAESYVDLSPNWSSWSEACGASGAYQFGYARITGNDHAGLWTGTAESWSDLHGVLETKYAHSYARAIEVTGSDIWVVGYAFNVSTGYYEAVMWHNVVPEPSGLFALASGLATLGLLWRRRG; encoded by the coding sequence ATGAGCATCAAGCACATCTTGCGCTTCGCCACGGTTGTCGCTCTTGCCCTCGCAGTATCCACCTCGGCATTCGCTGGATGGACGGTGAGTTACCTGAAACCCGCTGGAAGTACTGTGTCCCTAGCCCACGGTATCTCGGACGGTCAGCAGGTCGGATATGCCAACATCAGCGGACCCGTTGGCCAGACACAGGCGGGCATGTGGAGTGGGACGTCGGCAAGCTGGGTTGACATCCATCCTGCCGGGAGTACCTCATCCCGTATCTATGGTGTCTCTGGCGGACAACAGGTCGGGTATGCGGTCATCGGCTACCTTGACCATGCCGCGTTATGGACCGGGACTGCGGCAAGTTGGGTGGATCTCAGTCCAACTGGTAGCACCCACTCCCGCGCTTATGGCGTCTCGGGCGGCCAGCAGGTCGGATATGCCAGCATCAGCGGGCAGTCTCGCGCAGGTCTGTGGAACGGAACAGCCGCAAGTTGGGTGAGTCTCCATCCCGCTGGGATTCTTCATTCCTATGCCTATGGTATCTCTGGCGGGCAACAGGTTGGATACGTGCGCATTGGCAGCAATTATCATGCTGGGCTATGGGCCGGGACGGCGGAGAGCTTCGCAGACCTCCATCCCATCGGGAGCACCGATTCCTATGCCTATGGTGTCTCTGGCGGACAACAGGTCGGGTATGCGGTCATCGGTGGCTATACTCACGCCGGACTCTGGACCGGGACAGCGGAGAGCTACGTGGACCTCAGCCCGAACTGGAGCAGTTGGTCGGAAGCCTGCGGTGCCTCTGGCGCATATCAGTTCGGGTATGCGCGCATTACTGGCAACGACCACGCCGGGTTATGGACGGGAACGGCGGAGAGTTGGTCAGACCTCCATGGCGTCCTCGAAACCAAGTACGCACATTCATACGCACGGGCCATCGAGGTGACGGGTAGTGACATCTGGGTTGTAGGCTATGCCTTCAACGTGTCTACAGGCTACTACGAGGCCGTCATGTGGCACAACGTTGTTCCCGAGCCTTCCGGCCTGTTCGCCTTAGCTTCCGGCCTTGCGACTCTGGGTCTGCTATGGAGGAGAAGAGGATGA
- a CDS encoding helix-turn-helix domain-containing protein, translated as MTATVSGHKLLKPAEAMETLRLSRAGFYQLARRGAIPTVRVGRLMFVPSGWVDKKLGEWEEEAA; from the coding sequence ATGACAGCAACGGTTTCAGGACACAAACTGCTGAAGCCTGCGGAGGCGATGGAAACTCTGCGGCTCAGTCGCGCCGGGTTCTACCAGCTTGCCAGGCGCGGCGCGATCCCTACGGTTCGCGTGGGCAGGCTCATGTTCGTTCCGAGCGGATGGGTGGACAAGAAGCTCGGTGAGTGGGAGGAGGAAGCCGCATGA
- the pfkA gene encoding 6-phosphofructokinase encodes MKRIGVLTSGGDAPGMNACIRAVVRAGIARGVETVGIRRGYIGLLELNAETLTSRSVGGIARWGGTIIETARCPEFETPEGIRKGVENFRRLGLDAVIVIGGDGSLRGALELHKAGVPCAGVPGSIDNDVCETETSIGVDTAMNTILEAIDKLKDTASAHRRAFVVEVMGRRSGYLALAAGVAGGAEMVIAPERPQSMEDIVLEMERARQRGKPHFIIVVAEGAVPSASAICSTLIAEHPGFDARLTVLGHVQRGGSPTASDRLLATKLGAGAVEALLRGERGVMVGVREGQAVSVPLDKVLCTDRPADGELLRLEDMIAL; translated from the coding sequence ATGAAGAGGATCGGAGTTCTGACGAGCGGGGGAGACGCCCCGGGCATGAACGCGTGCATCAGGGCGGTCGTCCGGGCCGGGATCGCGCGCGGCGTCGAGACAGTCGGCATCCGGCGCGGCTATATCGGCCTGCTCGAACTCAACGCCGAGACCCTGACCAGCCGCTCGGTCGGCGGGATCGCCCGATGGGGCGGGACCATCATCGAAACCGCACGCTGCCCCGAGTTCGAGACGCCCGAAGGCATCAGGAAGGGCGTCGAGAACTTCCGCAGGCTCGGCCTCGACGCTGTGATCGTGATCGGCGGAGACGGCTCCCTTCGCGGCGCGCTCGAACTCCACAAGGCGGGCGTTCCGTGCGCGGGAGTGCCCGGCTCGATTGACAACGACGTCTGCGAGACGGAGACCTCAATCGGCGTTGATACCGCCATGAATACCATCCTGGAGGCGATTGACAAGCTCAAGGATACCGCTAGCGCCCACCGCCGCGCCTTCGTCGTAGAGGTTATGGGGCGGCGCAGCGGCTATCTGGCTCTTGCGGCCGGGGTTGCGGGTGGTGCGGAAATGGTCATCGCTCCCGAACGCCCGCAAAGCATGGAAGACATCGTTCTAGAGATGGAGAGAGCCAGGCAGCGAGGCAAGCCGCACTTCATCATCGTCGTGGCGGAGGGGGCCGTCCCCAGCGCGAGCGCTATATGCAGCACCCTGATCGCCGAGCATCCCGGCTTCGACGCCCGACTCACCGTCCTCGGCCATGTCCAGCGCGGCGGCTCCCCGACCGCTTCCGACCGCCTGCTTGCCACGAAACTGGGAGCGGGAGCGGTGGAAGCCCTGCTCCGCGGGGAGCGCGGCGTTATGGTGGGCGTCCGAGAGGGACAGGCGGTCTCGGTGCCGCTCGACAAGGTGCTCTGCACGGATCGTCCGGCCGACGGTGAACTCCTTCGGCTCGAGGATATGATCGCCCTGTAG
- a CDS encoding transcriptional coactivator p15/PC4 family protein, which translates to MSTELASIPKNAKERIVVSDAEYNGIELVDIRVYFQADDGEWHPTKKGVSLRWALFGELLAALNGIERPKAGGRI; encoded by the coding sequence ATGAGCACAGAGCTAGCAAGCATACCGAAGAACGCGAAAGAGCGGATCGTCGTTTCGGACGCCGAATACAACGGCATCGAGCTTGTTGACATCCGCGTATACTTTCAGGCCGATGACGGCGAGTGGCATCCGACGAAGAAGGGTGTCTCACTGCGGTGGGCCTTGTTCGGCGAGCTTCTCGCGGCGTTGAACGGCATCGAGAGGCCGAAAGCGGGCGGGCGAATATGA